The genomic window CTGATCGACATCCAACGAATTTTTTACAAAATGGAGCCAAGAACCCTTAAGGCTGCTTACCAATTTTACTGCAATTCAGAATTAGAAAATGCTCATGACGCCTTGTCGGATATACGCGCTACAGTTGAAATTTTGAAAGGACAATTACAACGGTATAAAGGCCAGGATTTTATTGATGAAGATGGAAACACTACACCCAATCCTGTTCGCAATGACATGCAAGCTTTACATGACTTTACCAATGATTTGAGAACCCCGGATGCCACTCAGAAATTTCGTTATGATGAGCAAGGCAATATTGTCTTCAATTTTGGCAAATACATCGGAAGGAAAGCCGACAAGGTGCTTTATGAAGATAAAAACTACTATTACTGGATGTTGGAAAAAGAATTCTCCTTTCAGGTAAAAAATCTGGTTAAAAAATTAGCCAAAGAATACGAGATCCAAATCAAGCAACAAGGCAGCAACAATAATACTCAATAATGAACCAAGCCTTGAACCTAATCGTTTTTAATTAAGTGCGGAGTAAAGTTGCTACAGAGTTCTTCAATTTAAAAATAAATGTAGTATCTTAACTCTATCTTTTGTACCCGAAGCAAAACATTTGCTTTTAAAAACTATATATGAATAAAATTGGACTGCTACTCATTATTGTAATGGGTCTCACGTCATGTGGTGATAAAAATCATGAAGGACACGGCGAATTGGGTTTAACGATCAAAGGCCGATACAATGGTGAAGCTTTAGTCATGAACCAAAATTACAAGTATTTTGATGGGTCAGACATCAATTTTTCAAGATCAGAGTGGTTTATAAGTGATATCGAATTGGTCAAAGGAACTGACACCGCGCTATTAAAAGATTATGATTTTATTGAATTCAATGATCATACAAACTTGACCAAAGCTGAAGCCGGAGTACATATTCATCTGGCCAATATTCCGGAAGGAAACTATTCACAAATCAGATTTAAAATTGGACTTCCGCCGGAACTCAATAAAAAAGATCCTGCGGACTTTCAAGTGGGAGACCCTTTGAGTGAAGGCACTAATTATTGGGCTGGCTGGAAAAGCTATATATTCTCAAAAACCGAGGGCAACATAACCAACTCAAAAGGTATATCCAAGAGTTTCGCTTTTCATAGTGGATTTGATACCCTAATGCAGCAGGTCGTACTCAACAAAATTATTGAAATCGATGATGATGCAACAACTGCTCTGACTTTGGAGTTGGACCATAAACGATTGTTTGGCGATCAACAAAATTATCTGGATATCATTTCAGATCCGATATTTCATGATCTGGATGATACTAGGATATTTATTTTTATGGACCACTTTAAGAATTCTTTTTCAATTAAATAATGGATTCGGTTAGGCAGTATTTAGTCATATTCTCAATCCTATTCACAATAGCTTCTTCTTGTAATCAGGAGCCTTCTGATCAAAAGGGAGAAACGGACCTGACGAATATTGCATATTCTCCATCTGAATATAAGATAGATTACCCTTCGGACTTTCCAAAACCGGCCACCATTCCTGACAATCCACTGAGTGCTGAGGGCGTACAATTAGGCAGGCATTTGTTTTATGATCCGATTCTGTCATCAGATAGTTCATTGTCTTGCGCTAGTTGCCACAATCCACGAACGGCCTTTACTGACAATGTAGCATTCAGCAAAGGTGTCACGGGAGAGTTGGGTTCAAGGAGTTCCATGAGTGTGCTGAATGCAGTATATGCATCGAAAGGATACTTTTGGGATGGTCGGGCACCTACTCTGGAAGATCAAGCGCTACAACCTGTTGAAAATCCTGTAGAATTGCACGAACAATGGCCAAATGTTGAAGAAAAGTTGAGGAGACATCCTTTGTATCCTGCTATGTTTCGAAAAGCTTTTGGCATCCAATCCAGGAAAGAAATCTCAAAAGAACTAGCAGCCAAAGCCATATCACAATTTGAAAGAATTTTGGTCACCGGACAAAACAGCATTTTTTTCAAACAGAAGCGAGGGGAGATATTTTTCTCTGATGATGAGCAAACCGGGCACGATATGTTTTTTGATTTGGATCCGCTATTGCAAGATGCTGAATGTAACCATTGTCATGCAGTTCCTTTTTTTACTGCCAATGACTTTTTCAACAACGGATTGGACTCTGCAGCGAGTTACAGTGAATTCAAAGACCCTGGAAGAGGTAAAATTACAGGGGTGAGTGCTGATACCGGCAAGTTTAAAGCACCAACTCTGTTTAATATCGCCTTGACTGCTCCATATATGAAAGATGGAAGGTTTAAAACTTTAGAAGAGGTGGTGGAACACTATAATTCTGGTGGTCATGGCAGCCCCAACAAAAATCCTTTGATCTATCCTTTGCGTCTGAGTAATAAACAAAAAAAGCAGTTGATCAGCTTTTTGAAGACCCTCACAGACACCACTTACCTTCAAAATCCGGACATTTTCAGCCCTTTCTAGATTTTTAATAAAAAAAAATTGAGCTCACGCACCTACAAAAAAATGATTTCTTCAGATTTTATAAGCATCAGTTTTATAAATTAAATTTATAACAAACTAATATTTAGTGCTTTTTACATTAAATAATATAAATATATAAATTATTTATATGTGATAATGCCATTTTTTTGTACTTGTGGGCTCTCGGAAATCGTCGGATAATTGTATCGTGATTGTTTAACAAAGGGAAGAATTACAATCAGAATGCTGGTAAACGTATCAGCGACCGTAAAATTCGGATATGTTCATGGGATTAAAATTTGTTAATAGGAAGTCTGGCTAAATGGCCGGGCTTCTATTAACAAGTCTCCCGAACCATCTAAGCGAAGAAGTTCATGAGATTATATTTATAAAGTAAGCTAGTTTGGATATGTTCATGGGATTATAATAGCCGGTTGGTGCCTTCAACCGGCTATTTCCTTCAAAAGAAAACAAAAAAGCAATTCGTAAAAACCTATTTCAAAACGAAAAACAGAAATCCTGTCCTTGCGGACGGGATTTTTTTTTGAAAAGAACCAAGGGATGAGTTTCTAACTATAGACGATAATTATTGCAGCTGAGATTTACCTCTTGTGACAAATCTCAAAACAAGAAATGGGTTAACTGCTCCGTTTTCCCAAAATCATAGATAAAAAAAAAGGTCTGCCGGATAACAGCAGACCTATTATAAGTCAATATTTGTTTTTGATCGAGGATTACATCATTCCATCCATGCCTCCCGGATGCGGATGAGCGTGACCTTTGTCTTCTTTTGGCTTGTCGCTAATCACACACTCCGTCATCAACACCATGCCGGCAATAGATCCTGCGTTCTCAAGAGCGATTCTAGTAACTTTGGTTGGATCGATCACTCCGGCTTTCTTCAAGTCTTCGTACACATCT from Saprospiraceae bacterium includes these protein-coding regions:
- a CDS encoding 3'-5' exonuclease — encoded protein: MIDVPFQLDRDIVFFDVETTGLHVIRDRILQIAMLRYPHEGGEVRELSLLINPGIPISEEAMGVHGITPADLANKPTFQQVAQKIFDFIGNSDLAGYNSNRFDVPILMEELARYGFDLQIENRRLIDIQRIFYKMEPRTLKAAYQFYCNSELENAHDALSDIRATVEILKGQLQRYKGQDFIDEDGNTTPNPVRNDMQALHDFTNDLRTPDATQKFRYDEQGNIVFNFGKYIGRKADKVLYEDKNYYYWMLEKEFSFQVKNLVKKLAKEYEIQIKQQGSNNNTQ
- a CDS encoding cytochrome C peroxidase — translated: MDSVRQYLVIFSILFTIASSCNQEPSDQKGETDLTNIAYSPSEYKIDYPSDFPKPATIPDNPLSAEGVQLGRHLFYDPILSSDSSLSCASCHNPRTAFTDNVAFSKGVTGELGSRSSMSVLNAVYASKGYFWDGRAPTLEDQALQPVENPVELHEQWPNVEEKLRRHPLYPAMFRKAFGIQSRKEISKELAAKAISQFERILVTGQNSIFFKQKRGEIFFSDDEQTGHDMFFDLDPLLQDAECNHCHAVPFFTANDFFNNGLDSAASYSEFKDPGRGKITGVSADTGKFKAPTLFNIALTAPYMKDGRFKTLEEVVEHYNSGGHGSPNKNPLIYPLRLSNKQKKQLISFLKTLTDTTYLQNPDIFSPF